CCGTGCTATGTCGGGTCTTCTCAGCGCGTGCTCGGTCCTTTTCCATGAATGTGGATTCATGATACAGCACTTCCGCACCGTCCAGATCTTCGATCAGAGATTCCTTGTAGGCCGTATCACTGCAATAGGCATAGGAATGGGGAGGTTCTGGATCGGTGGTCAGTTCAGCATTGGAAATCCGCTGTCCACTCTCTGTCACGTAGTCTTCTCCCTGCGTGAGAGACTGGCGCACACGTATGGGCACCTCGTGGCGCTGCAATTGTTCCTTGATGAGTTTTCGCGGACGGGGCTTCTCCCGGAAGAGGAAGCCGGTGGTAGGGATCTTATGGTCCAGCGGTAGGCTGTGTACGGTGATGGTGTCCAGGTCGAGCAGTAATTCCTTGGTCTTGCCTTGGGTATGCAGATAAAGGATCTCATATCCCAGACTGGCATTGGCATGTTTGAGATGCAATTCGATCAGTTCTTCCAATTCGCGTGGGCCGATCAGCGTGATCGATTTCTCGCGGCCCAGCAAGCGCATGGAGAAGAGCAATCCCATCAGACCGAGGAAATGATCGCCATGCATGTGAGAGATGCATATGTGACTGATGCTTTGGAGCTTCAGTCGGTATTTGCGGATGAGATGCTGGGTCCCTTCGCCACAATCGATCAAGAAGGTATACTTACCCGCTTTCAGGAATTGCGAGCTGGGCATACGTCCTTTGGCCGGAAGGGCTGAGCCACAACCGAGGATCGTTAATTGAAGATCGGACATGGAGAAATCTTATGGGCGGTCGTAGACCATC
The window above is part of the Flavobacteriales bacterium genome. Proteins encoded here:
- a CDS encoding ribonuclease Z, translated to MSDLQLTILGCGSALPAKGRMPSSQFLKAGKYTFLIDCGEGTQHLIRKYRLKLQSISHICISHMHGDHFLGLMGLLFSMRLLGREKSITLIGPRELEELIELHLKHANASLGYEILYLHTQGKTKELLLDLDTITVHSLPLDHKIPTTGFLFREKPRPRKLIKEQLQRHEVPIRVRQSLTQGEDYVTESGQRISNAELTTDPEPPHSYAYCSDTAYKESLIEDLDGAEVLYHESTFMEKDRARAEKTRHSTAAQAALIAKAAGVKKQLLLGHYSARYDDLDPLLHEAREVFPASVLSQEGMVVDFHNPFG